One window of the Cydia fagiglandana chromosome 22, ilCydFagi1.1, whole genome shotgun sequence genome contains the following:
- the LOC134675641 gene encoding uncharacterized protein LOC134675641, translating into MGGCKLEADDGRYMKCNKCDQSYDLLCAGLALDRYQTLSIEDLNSWICMDCRSTIPKTGNTETPVRLFPSLSHCLGNDSSIAEIVDTSVLDLENGFENVTIGRGQYKSQNSQNIHRVDELPKCVCGGSTLRTIIREELKAFFTDRNPSWLLDAVLPKTSKLTQLMNEVLNTQAELLARLNDFTTLPSSVTPSSTCTKAQSANISTHLPPKPETPKLYLPISTTGNSVGRVNSPNKLTAPSPKQQQPVPDRAPPPVHTEPATKSQESRKVNLFNGDASENNSLGNTFAIADNASAWKNVQYRRGRMSNTPSDGVRDRNGTEGESGGGSHSGSDDRGHRRSSRVNGRTVGRAGAEGGVCRGTAPPGTTVLSAAERLQQLHLCYVQEGTTAEQVREHLNTICESDLCTVESLKPRGNYSSFKLGVPSKFSELVLSANNWAQGICVKYWRQNFRSGRGKSRVSGAPPA; encoded by the coding sequence atgggtggtTGTAAATTGGAAGCCGATGATGGCAGATACATGAAATGTAATAAATGCGATCAATCATACGACTTATTGTGTGCCGGATTGGCTTTAGATAGGTACCAAACCTTGTCAATTGAGGACCTCAATTCTTGGATTTGTATGGATTGCCGAAGTACAATACCCAAAACTGGCAACACAGAGACACCTGTACGTCTCTTTCCTAGCTTAAGCCACTGTTTGGGTAATGATAGTTCAATTGCTGAAATAGTTGATACCTCGGTTTTGGACTTAGAGAACGGCTTTGAAAATGTCACCATAGGACGAGGGCAGTACAAGTCACAGAACTCACAGAATATTCATCGAGTGGACGAGTTGCCTAAGTGTGTATGCGGGGGTTCGACGCTGAGAACTATTATAAGGGAAGAGCTTAAAGCTTTCTTTACTGACCGCAACCCTTCTTGGCTATTAGATGCCGTCCTGCCCAAGACGAGCAAGCTTACACAATTAATGAATGAGGTTCTAAACACCCAGGCTGAGCTATTAGCTAGACTAAATGACTTCACCACCCTACCGTCATCTGTAACGCCATCTAGCACATGTACGAAAGCGCAGTCGGCAAATATATCTACACATTTACCACCCAAACCTGAAACACCTAAATTGTACTTGCCTATTTCTACCACTGGCAACTCCGTTGGTAGAGTAAACTCCCCTAACAAATTGACTGCGCCTAGCCCTAAACAACAACAACCCGTTCCAGACAGAGCTCCCCCCCCAGTTCATACAGAACCTGCAACCAAGTCACAGGAGAGTAGGAAAGTTAACCTTTTCAACGGTGATGCAAGTGAAAATAATAGTTTAGGCAATACTTTTGCTATAGCAGATAACGCCTCAGCCTGGAAAAATGTGCAGTACAGGAGAGGGCGGATGTCTAACACACCCTCCGATGGAGTTCGTGATCGTAATGGTACCGAAGGAGAGTCCGGGGGTGGCAGCCATTCTGGCAGCGACGACCGTGGGCACAGACGTAGCAGCAGAGTCAACGGGCGCACAGTGGGCCGAGCAGGCGCCGAAGGTGGCGTATGCCGCGGCACGGCTCCGCCCGGCACAACTGTCTTATCCGCCGCGGAGCGTCTACAACAACTGCATCTGTGCTACGTCCAGGAGGGTACTACAGCGGAGCAAGTGCGGGAGCATCTGAACACTATCTGCGAAAGTGATCTGTGTACGGTTGAATCTCTTAAGCCCCGTGGGAACTATTCATCATTTAAACTTGGAGTGCCCTCTAAGTTCTCTGAGCTAGTGCTGTCAGCTAATAACTGGGCCCAAGGAAtatgtgttaaatattggcGACAGAACTTTCGATCGGGCCGGGGGAAAAGCCGCGTCAGCGGCGCGCCCCCGGCATAA